A window of the Verrucomicrobiota bacterium genome harbors these coding sequences:
- the malQ gene encoding 4-alpha-glucanotransferase: MTSTPLFDWLTSRAAGVLLHPTSLPGRTGIGTLGREARRFVEFLAESGFKYWQVCPLGPTGHGDSPYQCFSAFAGNPYLVDLESLVDEGLLDDGDLAPLRNLPAQRVDYGAQWEHRWGILKRAYFNFTSKASAKEKAAFHDFVKTHRSWLDPYARFIAIKNHFGGRSWLEWPPEFRHHDSAKKLFRKADLGEDYEAQTFYQYQFFKQWYALKQYAKGLDVLIMGDIPIFVALDSADVWTHPELFQMDAELNPTAQAGVPPDYFSADGQLWGNPLYDWKKHEQKKFSWWLARMESSFDLYDVVRIDHFRAFDEYCRIPAYAFNAREFQWEPGPGLHLFQAIKAQFPDAKLVAEDLGMIGETVHKLVRDVGIPGMKILQFAFEGFPDYLPHNTIPNCVLYPGTHDNDTAWGWWDKQPESVRDYLRRYLRVGGNEVPWDMIRAGFASASRLFIVPMQDLLSLGSEARLNVPGQPSGNWTWRYTAGQLEQLRRDGSLYLKELSKLYER, from the coding sequence ATGACGTCCACGCCACTTTTTGACTGGTTAACCTCTCGCGCCGCCGGGGTGCTGCTGCATCCTACTTCTTTGCCGGGTCGCACCGGGATCGGTACCCTGGGCCGCGAAGCGCGCCGTTTTGTGGAATTCTTGGCGGAAAGCGGCTTCAAATACTGGCAGGTCTGCCCGCTTGGCCCTACGGGACACGGCGACTCGCCTTATCAATGTTTCTCGGCGTTTGCGGGCAACCCCTACCTCGTCGACCTGGAGTCGCTGGTCGACGAAGGATTGCTCGATGACGGGGATCTCGCGCCCCTCCGCAATCTTCCGGCGCAGCGCGTCGACTACGGGGCCCAGTGGGAGCATCGCTGGGGAATCCTGAAGCGGGCCTATTTCAATTTCACTTCCAAGGCATCAGCTAAAGAAAAGGCTGCTTTCCACGACTTCGTAAAGACCCACCGCTCCTGGCTCGACCCTTACGCCCGGTTTATCGCGATCAAAAACCATTTTGGGGGCCGTTCCTGGCTGGAGTGGCCACCCGAGTTCAGGCACCACGACTCGGCTAAAAAGTTGTTCCGCAAGGCGGATCTGGGCGAAGATTATGAGGCCCAAACGTTTTATCAATACCAGTTTTTCAAACAGTGGTACGCCCTGAAACAATACGCGAAGGGGCTCGACGTCCTGATCATGGGGGATATCCCCATCTTTGTCGCCCTCGACAGCGCGGACGTCTGGACTCACCCGGAACTGTTCCAGATGGATGCCGAGCTGAATCCCACAGCTCAAGCCGGTGTGCCCCCGGACTATTTTTCCGCCGACGGTCAGCTCTGGGGAAATCCGTTGTACGACTGGAAAAAGCACGAACAGAAAAAGTTCTCCTGGTGGCTGGCTCGAATGGAATCCAGCTTCGATCTGTACGACGTCGTCCGGATCGACCACTTCCGAGCCTTTGACGAGTATTGCAGGATCCCGGCATACGCCTTCAACGCGCGGGAGTTCCAGTGGGAGCCGGGTCCCGGACTTCACCTTTTCCAAGCGATTAAGGCCCAGTTTCCCGATGCCAAACTGGTCGCCGAAGACCTCGGCATGATCGGTGAGACCGTGCACAAACTGGTGCGCGACGTCGGGATCCCGGGCATGAAGATCCTGCAATTTGCATTCGAAGGTTTCCCCGACTACTTACCTCACAATACGATCCCTAACTGCGTGCTTTACCCCGGCACGCACGACAATGACACCGCCTGGGGATGGTGGGATAAGCAGCCCGAATCGGTGCGCGATTATCTCCGCCGTTACCTGCGGGTTGGGGGAAACGAGGTTCCCTGGGACATGATCCGGGCCGGCTTTGCCTCTGCCTCCCGGCTCTTTATCGTGCCCATGCAGGACCTGCTTAGCCTCGGCAGCGAAGCCCGCCTGAACGTCCCCGGCCAGCCCTCGGGCAATTGGACCTGGCGCTACACGGCTGGCCAGTTGGAACAACTCCGTCGCGACGGCAGCCTCTACCTGAAGGAACTCTCCAAATTATACGAACGGTAG